The proteins below come from a single Brassica napus cultivar Da-Ae unplaced genomic scaffold, Da-Ae ScsIHWf_834;HRSCAF=1189, whole genome shotgun sequence genomic window:
- the LOC106440543 gene encoding B3 domain-containing protein REM9-like — METPREPHFFKPLLPGFQSGVAIPLDFYSKHIQGAEINKPWKLRADASDQIWEVIREGRTLTKGWKEFTEAHDLRIGDIVIFKHEGDMVFHVTPFGPSCCEIQYTHPHADDAPTFSYDYCFLAEVTPTNQKDDKMFLPVEAMRCGALNQQCKEVKLVNKEGKSWTARFGFSESDGAYYISRGWRKFCRDNRCTNGDLFVFNVVGDGTTTPLLCVCPERKECTELLIKHFSRIDGSIASTSRN, encoded by the exons ATGGAAACTCCCCGAGAACCTCATTTCTTCAAGCCTCTTCTTCCTGGTTTTCAAAGTGGCGTCGCAATACCACTTGACTTCTACTCAAAACACATACAAGGGGCTGAGATCAATAAACCGTGGAAGCTAAGAGCGGACGCTTCAGATCAAATTTGGGAggtgatccgagaaggcaggaCACTCACGAAAGGTTGGAAAGAGTTCACCGAAGCACATGATCTTCGAATCGGTGACATTGTCATCTTCAAACACGAAGGAGACATGGTCTTTCATGTGACTCCTTTTGGTCCTAGCTGTTGTGAGATTCAGTATACACATCCTCACGCGGATGATGCTCCTACTTTCTCATACGACTACTGCTTCTTGGCTGAGGTTACTCCTACAAATCAAAAGGACGACAAAATG TTTCTTCCTGTGGAAGCTATGAGGTGTGGTGCTTTGAACCAACAATGCAAAGAGGTCAAACTTGTCAACAAGGAGGGAAAGTCATGGACTGCGCGCTTCGGATTTAGCGAATCAGACGGCGCATATTACATCAGCAGAGGGTGGAGAAAGTTCTGTCGTGATAACAGATGCACCAACGGAGATTTGTTTGTGTTCAACGTGGTTGGAGACGGGACGACAACTCCATTACTGTGTGTATGTCCGGAAAGGAAGGAGTGTACTGAACTACTGATCAAGCACTTCAGCAGAATCGATG GTAGCATTGCTTCTACCTCACGAAATTAG